One Peromyscus leucopus breed LL Stock chromosome 4, UCI_PerLeu_2.1, whole genome shotgun sequence genomic region harbors:
- the Ccn5 gene encoding CCN family member 5 has product MRGTPLTHLLTISFLCLLSMVCAQLCPTSCTCPWTPPQCPLGVPLVLDGCGCCRVCARRLGESCDHLHVCDPSQGLVCQPGAGPGGREAACLLEEDDDGSCEVNGHRYLDGETFQPNCRVLCRCDAGGFTCLPLCSEDVRLPSWDCPRPRRVEVPGRCCPEWVCDQGVTPRIQRDHMAQGHQLSGLVTPASADVPCPNWSTAWGPCSTTCGLGVATRVSNQNRFCQLEIQRRLCLPRPCLAGRSRSSWNSAY; this is encoded by the exons ATGAGGGGCACTCCACTGACCCATCTTCTGaccatctccttcctctgcctactCTCAATG GTGTGTGCCCAGCTGTGTCCGACATCCTGTACCTGTCCCTGGACACCACCCCAGTGCCCACTGGGGGTGCCCCTGGTGCTGGATGGCTGTGGCTGCTGTCGAGTGTGCGCACGGCGGCTGGGGGAGTCCTGTGACCATCTGCATGTCTGCGACCCCAGCCAGGGCCTGGTTTGTCAGCCTGGGGCGGGCCCCGGTGGCCGTGAGGCCGCGTGCCTCT TGGAAGAGGATGATGATGGAAGCTGTGAGGTGAACGGCCACAGGTACCTGGATGGGGAGACCTTTCAGCCCAATTGCAGGGTCCTCTGCCGCTGTGACGCCGGCGGCTTCACCTGCCTGCCGCTGTGCAGTGAGGATGTGCGGCTGCCCAGCTGGGACTGTCCACGCCCCAGGAGAGTAGAGGTGCCTGGGAGGTGCTGTCCTGAGTGGGTGTGTGACCAGGGAGTGACGCCGAGGATCCAGCGTGATCACATGGCCCAAG GACACCAACTTTCCGGCCTTGTCACTCCCGCATCGGCTGATGTCCCCTGTCCAAATTGGAGCACAGCCTGGGGCCCCTGCTCAACCACCTGTGGGCTGGGTGTAGCCACCCGGGTATCCAACCAGAACCGATTCTGCCAACTGGAGATCCAGCGCCGCCTGTGTCTGCCCAGACCCTGCCTGGCAGGCAGGAGTCGAAGCTCATGGAACAGTGCCTACTAG